A genomic segment from Flavobacterium litorale encodes:
- a CDS encoding trimeric intracellular cation channel family protein, which yields MFYLLDLFGTLAFAISGVLTAMNKKMDPFGVFVIAFVTAVGGGTLRDVLIGRTPVGWMLDLNYVYTIIASFVIAVLFRKKLEKLRKSLFLFDTIGLGVFTLIGLEKGLETNLHPTICIALGTMTACFGGVIRDILCNEIPVIFRKEVYATVCILGGTVFFVLLQLNVPESIVYLLTPAVMIFVRLLVVYYKLSLPSLEREQ from the coding sequence ATGTTTTACTTACTCGATCTTTTCGGAACGCTTGCTTTTGCAATATCTGGTGTGCTTACTGCCATGAATAAAAAAATGGATCCGTTTGGCGTTTTTGTTATTGCTTTTGTAACAGCAGTAGGAGGGGGTACATTACGCGATGTTTTAATTGGGCGCACACCTGTAGGTTGGATGCTCGATTTAAACTATGTATATACTATTATTGCCAGTTTTGTAATTGCTGTTCTTTTCCGAAAGAAGTTGGAAAAGCTCCGTAAATCGTTATTTTTATTTGATACTATTGGGCTTGGTGTTTTTACCCTAATAGGTTTAGAAAAAGGGTTGGAAACCAACTTACACCCCACAATTTGTATTGCGTTAGGTACCATGACGGCTTGCTTTGGCGGTGTAATACGCGATATACTTTGTAACGAAATCCCCGTTATTTTTAGAAAAGAAGTATATGCTACTGTTTGTATACTGGGCGGTACGGTATTTTTTGTGTTATTACAGCTAAACGTACCCGAAAGTATAGTGTACTTACTAACACCTGCGGTAATGATTTTTGTACGATTATTGGTAGTATACTATAAATTATCCTTACCCTCTTTAGAGCGAGAGCAGTAA
- a CDS encoding RDD family protein — translation MSELSITTTQNVNINFNAASVGERILAYLLDFVLWIAYYIILVAVIFDVTGFNDYLSELDYWSQNAVYSIFFLPVMFYTLLLETFMEGQTVGKKVMKIKVIKIDGYQAGFGDYLIRWIFRIVEVTGVFSFIGLITMLVNKKTQRLGDIAAGTAVISLKNNININHTILRELNNDYVPTYSLVIKLSDNDVRIIKETYETSLRAADWAMIQKLQDKVESVTGIKSVSANATAFIETVLNDYNYYTQKM, via the coding sequence ATGTCAGAACTATCCATAACTACTACACAAAATGTGAATATAAATTTTAATGCTGCATCGGTTGGTGAGCGCATACTGGCATACCTGCTCGATTTTGTGCTCTGGATTGCGTATTACATTATTTTAGTTGCTGTTATTTTTGATGTTACGGGCTTTAACGATTACTTATCGGAACTGGATTATTGGTCTCAAAACGCGGTATATTCCATATTCTTTTTACCTGTTATGTTTTATACTCTTTTGTTGGAAACTTTTATGGAGGGGCAAACCGTTGGCAAAAAGGTAATGAAGATAAAAGTGATAAAAATAGATGGGTACCAAGCGGGGTTTGGCGATTATTTAATTCGATGGATTTTTAGAATTGTTGAGGTTACAGGTGTATTTAGCTTTATTGGGCTTATAACCATGCTAGTGAATAAAAAAACACAACGCTTAGGCGATATAGCCGCTGGTACGGCAGTTATTAGTCTTAAAAATAATATTAATATAAACCATACTATTTTACGCGAACTGAATAATGATTATGTGCCTACCTACTCGTTAGTTATAAAGCTAAGCGATAATGATGTGCGAATTATTAAAGAAACGTATGAAACGAGTTTACGAGCTGCGGATTGGGCTATGATACAAAAATTGCAAGATAAAGTAGAATCGGTTACGGGTATAAAATCAGTATCGGCAAACGCTACTGCTTTTATTGAAACGGTACTGAATGATTATAATTACTATACCCAAAAAATGTAA
- a CDS encoding MutS-related protein produces MQVKDLNINTDIFELFNSTWNEDAKAKVKEMVITPLITKEEVISRQLILKGFLSNISVFKDYSYSKIDFREVNYFMQKYTDKEYLPKRLSLKLLLSKKKYYRYKSHCIQVIFLYHRLHNLYVKKLNLAEFPESYKDDIRTIDNFFNSLRLDYHEELIRDGNFKIKDIKRFIMIISERKKRDEIALFQKKFTELEAYISISLGINICKFTFPKITNEKFYLEEFYHPLLKKPVKNSIKAFSNVNLLTGPNMSGKSTLLKAIGICVYLANIGFAIPARVAQIPKYGNISVFINLNDDLQSGYSHFMTEVINLKKVITVAKNKKCFAVFDELFRGTNIDDALEISGTTLKGMLNFPDSMFFVSSHLHQLVTYPEISNDTISCYYLECDLKNDVPTFVYTLKPGWSDIKIGRILFEKEGLNEYLLNK; encoded by the coding sequence ATGCAGGTAAAAGACCTTAACATTAATACCGATATTTTTGAACTCTTTAATTCTACATGGAATGAAGACGCAAAGGCTAAGGTAAAAGAAATGGTTATAACACCTTTAATTACAAAGGAAGAGGTTATTTCGAGGCAACTAATCTTGAAAGGCTTTCTTTCAAACATCAGTGTTTTCAAAGATTACTCCTATTCTAAAATCGATTTTAGAGAAGTGAATTACTTTATGCAAAAGTATACTGATAAAGAATACTTACCCAAGAGATTATCTTTAAAACTCCTTTTATCTAAAAAGAAGTACTATCGTTACAAATCACACTGTATACAAGTAATATTCTTGTATCATAGATTACATAATCTATACGTAAAAAAACTTAATCTCGCTGAATTTCCAGAAAGTTATAAGGATGATATACGTACAATTGATAATTTCTTTAATAGCTTACGATTAGATTATCATGAAGAATTAATACGTGATGGTAATTTTAAAATAAAAGATATTAAGCGATTTATAATGATAATTTCAGAACGAAAAAAGCGAGATGAAATAGCCTTATTCCAAAAAAAATTTACTGAACTTGAAGCGTATATCTCTATAAGTTTAGGCATAAATATTTGTAAATTTACCTTCCCAAAAATAACTAATGAGAAATTCTATTTAGAAGAATTTTATCATCCTTTATTAAAAAAACCTGTAAAAAATTCTATTAAGGCTTTTAGCAATGTAAACTTACTCACAGGCCCTAATATGTCAGGTAAATCTACATTGCTAAAAGCTATAGGTATTTGTGTGTATCTAGCCAATATTGGTTTTGCTATTCCTGCAAGAGTTGCTCAAATTCCAAAGTACGGTAATATTTCTGTTTTCATCAACCTAAACGATGATTTACAGAGTGGCTATAGTCATTTCATGACCGAAGTTATTAACCTTAAAAAGGTTATAACTGTAGCAAAAAATAAAAAGTGTTTTGCTGTATTTGATGAACTCTTTAGAGGTACTAATATTGATGACGCGTTAGAAATAAGTGGCACAACATTAAAGGGAATGCTAAATTTCCCTGATAGTATGTTTTTTGTTTCTAGCCATTTACATCAGTTGGTAACCTATCCAGAAATATCAAACGACACTATATCCTGTTACTATTTGGAATGCGACCTCAAAAATGATGTCCCCACGTTTGTTTATACTCTAAAACCTGGTTGGTCGGATATTAAAATAGGTAGAATATTATTTGAAAAAGAAGGATTAAATGAATATTTACTAAACAAATAA